One window of the Lodderomyces elongisporus chromosome 6, complete sequence genome contains the following:
- the CDS1 gene encoding phosphatidate cytidylyltransferase (BUSCO:EOG09261W90), which produces MSGEGKNAVEQEITNDSRSQSTPPASASMTPTSITPSVSNTEVSKNSKGKANGNVVNEREKKKEAFITRTIWTFVMIGGFFIILASGHLPIILMILVFQLLTFKEIIALTSEPARDKKIPYNRSLNWYFLVATWYYLDFPKFADFFQEKVFSDKLLTVLVKSHKLVSYSLYMAGFIFFVWTLKKGYYKFQFAQLCITHMTLLLVVFQAHLIIDNILNGIFWFFLPSALVIVNDIFAYICGITFGKTQLIEISPKKTVEGFLGAWICTGIAAVIGASLFSKSDYLICPAQNLSTHLYNFPQCDPNPVFIPQIYQLPANIIELLGGKIEMITFKPIYFHAAILATFASLIAPFGGFFASGLKRAFGIKDFGDTIPGHGGITDRFDCQFLMGSFTYLYYQTFISNHNMNLGKILQMAIINLSVPQLLQLVKSILRYLNREQVVNDEQLKQLFDILESTQQ; this is translated from the coding sequence ATGTCCGGTGAAGGCAAAAACGCAGTAGAACAAGAAATAACCAACGACAGTCGAAGTCAGTCCACACCCCCTGCTTCTGCATCAATGACTCCCACATCAATCACTCCATCTGTGTCAAATACAGAGGTTTCCAAAAACAGTAAAGGCAAAGCAAATGGCAATGTAGTCAATGagagggaaaagaagaaagaagcaTTCATCACCAGAACCATTTGGACATTTGTCATGATTGGCGGTTTCTTTATAATCTTGGCCTCGGGCCACCTACCCATTATTTTGATGATCCTTGTTTTCCAACTCTTGACATTCAAAGAAATCATTGCATTGACATCTGAACCAGCAAGAGACAAGAAAATTCCATACAATCGATCATTGAACTGGTACTTTCTCGTTGCAACATGGTACTACTTGGACTTCCCCAAGTTTGCCGATTTCTTTCAAGAAAAAGTGTTTTCAGACAAGTTGCTAACTGTATTGGTGAAAAGCCACAAGTTGGTGAGCTACTCATTGTACATGGCAGgattcatcttttttgtttggacATTGAAAAAAGGCTACTACAAATTCCAATTTGCTCAATTGTGTATCACACACATGACATTGCTCTTGGTTGTGTTCCAAGCACACttgatcattgacaatatCCTCAATGGAatcttttggttctttttacCAAGCGCCTTGGTCATTGTTAACGACATCTTTGCATACATTTGCGGAATCACATTTGGTAAGACTCAGTTGATTGAAATCTCACCTAAAAAGACCGTGGAGGGCTTCCTTGGAGCATGGATCTGCACTGGAATTGCCGCAGTTATTGGCGCTTCGCTATTCTCCAAATCGGACTACTTGATTTGTCCAGCTCAAAACTTGTCAACACACTTGTACAATTTCCCACAATGCGATCCTAACCCGGTTTTTATTCCAcaaatttatcaattgCCCGCAAACATTATCGAGTTATTGGGCGGCAAGATTGAAATGATCACATTCAAGCCCATCTACTTCCACGCTGCCATTTTGGCCACTTTTGCCTCCTTGATTGCACCATTTGGTGGCTTTTTTGCCAGTGGTCTCAAGAGAGCATTTGGAATCAAGGATTTCGGTGACACAATTCCCGGACACGGCGGTATCACTGACCGTTTTGATTGCCAATTCCTAATGGGTTCATTTACATACTTGTACTATCAGACATTTATTAGCAATCACAATATGAATTTGGGCAAGATCTTGCAAATGGCAATAATAAACTTGAGCGTACCTCAGTTGCTTCAATTAGTCAAGAGTATTTTGAGATATTTGAATAGGGAACAAGTCGTTAATGACGAGCAATTGAAACAGCTCTTTGATATCTTGGAAAGTACTCAGCAATAA